A genome region from Tolypothrix sp. PCC 7712 includes the following:
- a CDS encoding nuclear transport factor 2 family protein has translation MSELAPLTQPEILEFAKAWYRKLDIHVPVDEYAPLLASDVELRFPEATVKGFEGYSGWYDRVINIFFDEVHTVKEVTVKSATAEKADVQVVVKWEASVWKAPAATSERIVLDAYQTWEVKRSPETNKPVISVYIVDELKYYEGSATL, from the coding sequence ATGAGTGAGCTAGCACCACTAACTCAACCAGAAATTCTAGAATTTGCAAAAGCTTGGTATAGAAAACTAGACATTCACGTTCCTGTGGACGAATATGCTCCTCTGTTAGCCTCAGACGTAGAATTGAGGTTTCCTGAAGCCACAGTTAAAGGCTTTGAAGGATATAGCGGTTGGTACGATCGCGTCATCAATATTTTCTTTGATGAAGTCCATACCGTCAAAGAAGTAACAGTTAAATCTGCGACAGCCGAAAAAGCAGATGTACAGGTGGTGGTGAAATGGGAAGCCAGTGTTTGGAAGGCTCCAGCAGCTACTAGCGAACGCATTGTTTTAGATGCTTATCAAACATGGGAAGTTAAGCGATCGCCCGAAACCAATAAACCAGTAATCTCTGTTTATATAGTTGATGAACTCAAATACTACGAGGGTTCAGCTACATTGTAA
- a CDS encoding nuclear transport factor 2 family protein, producing MGKPPDTALGRLYEEHIQLILKKDIEALLNQYTEDAVLISSFEKVPKYFRGRKELEEHFQGILGIEGLQTDIAFWAETENPQTLMIVEAITMQAGGQEAKMRFADSWVLRDGKIAIHFAGMTQYPDGTVA from the coding sequence ATGGGCAAGCCTCCCGATACTGCTTTAGGAAGACTATACGAAGAACATATTCAATTAATCCTGAAAAAGGATATTGAAGCATTATTAAATCAATATACTGAAGATGCAGTTTTAATTAGCAGCTTTGAGAAAGTTCCTAAATATTTTCGCGGACGCAAAGAACTCGAAGAACACTTTCAAGGCATCCTAGGAATTGAAGGGTTACAGACAGATATTGCTTTTTGGGCAGAAACAGAAAATCCCCAAACCCTAATGATTGTTGAAGCTATTACTATGCAGGCTGGGGGACAAGAAGCTAAGATGCGGTTTGCCGATAGTTGGGTTTTGAGAGATGGCAAAATAGCTATTCACTTTGCTGGCATGACTCAATATCCCGATGGCACAGTAGCTTAG
- a CDS encoding SDR family oxidoreductase, translated as MDLTNQKIVIIGGSSGIGLATAKAVVAAGGNVVIASRSEAKLNAAQAEIGERVTTFSLDITNEEEVQKLFSTVGSFDGLVITISVEAMGAFLELDSQVARQIFENKFWGHYYAAKYGAAQLKPSGAIIFFSGYASQKPVSNLSIMASVNGALEALARSLAVELSPIRVNVVSPGLVATPLYEGIPAEQRQNYFNYVADSLPVKRIAQPEDIAETVLYLINNKFTTGAVIDVDGGARLV; from the coding sequence ATGGATTTAACCAATCAAAAAATAGTCATTATTGGTGGTAGTTCGGGAATTGGATTAGCAACCGCAAAAGCAGTTGTGGCTGCAGGGGGAAATGTCGTAATTGCTAGCCGTTCAGAAGCCAAATTAAACGCTGCTCAAGCTGAGATTGGTGAACGGGTAACTACCTTTAGCTTAGACATCACCAATGAAGAAGAAGTGCAAAAATTATTTTCCACAGTTGGTAGTTTTGATGGTTTAGTCATCACTATTTCTGTAGAAGCTATGGGTGCATTTCTGGAATTAGATTCCCAAGTAGCCCGCCAGATATTTGAAAATAAATTTTGGGGGCACTATTATGCTGCTAAATATGGTGCAGCCCAACTCAAACCTAGTGGTGCGATCATCTTCTTTTCTGGTTATGCATCGCAAAAACCAGTATCTAATCTTTCTATCATGGCATCTGTGAATGGAGCGCTGGAAGCATTAGCTCGTTCTTTAGCAGTGGAACTCAGTCCGATTCGAGTTAATGTTGTGTCTCCTGGTTTAGTAGCAACTCCTCTCTATGAAGGAATACCAGCAGAACAACGGCAAAACTACTTTAATTATGTAGCTGATTCTCTACCTGTAAAACGGATAGCTCAACCAGAAGATATTGCGGAGACAGTTCTATATTTAATCAACAACAAGTTTACAACTGGTGCGGTTATTGATGTAGATGGTGGAGCGAGGTTAGTATAA
- a CDS encoding NHLP leader peptide family RiPP precursor gives MLSAVKRTWAGVDVTGFDPYKDALQARLINLIWNDENLKQEILKNPKAVFERETGIKFPAELEVRVLEEDEDEFYIVIPPLPPTQAQWENFYQQMSVWWTLTYTWWWWIYRTKTENAVPFREGLESLIIVRFMQDESLRHQLFTEPKTALEKQAGIQLPANIKVQPLAETQNLAYFVLPKNPQLEKRVNGGVGEAWMAAHTWFWWLTSLRIRTSALEATNYN, from the coding sequence ATGTTAAGTGCAGTTAAAAGAACTTGGGCAGGAGTAGACGTAACTGGATTTGACCCTTATAAAGACGCTTTACAAGCACGGTTAATTAATCTTATTTGGAATGATGAAAACCTCAAACAAGAAATTCTGAAAAATCCGAAAGCTGTGTTTGAAAGGGAAACAGGAATTAAATTCCCTGCAGAATTAGAGGTTCGAGTGTTAGAGGAAGATGAAGATGAATTCTATATTGTGATTCCACCTCTACCTCCAACACAAGCCCAATGGGAGAATTTCTATCAGCAAATGTCTGTTTGGTGGACGTTAACATATACATGGTGGTGGTGGATTTACCGCACTAAAACAGAGAACGCTGTACCTTTCAGAGAAGGTTTAGAATCCCTCATCATTGTTCGTTTCATGCAAGATGAATCTTTAAGGCATCAACTTTTTACTGAACCAAAAACAGCTTTAGAAAAGCAAGCAGGTATTCAACTTCCTGCTAATATCAAAGTCCAACCATTAGCAGAAACTCAAAATCTTGCTTATTTTGTTCTGCCGAAGAATCCACAACTAGAAAAGCGTGTAAATGGAGGAGTAGGAGAAGCATGGATGGCAGCCCATACTTGGTTTTGGTGGTTAACATCCTTACGAATCAGAACGTCTGCTTTGGAAGCTACTAATTATAATTAA
- a CDS encoding zinc-dependent alcohol dehydrogenase family protein, whose product MKAQVIEELGDTSVFKEVDLPKPEAIPGHILIRVFASSVNPLDYVIRDPKYMTYITDERYAQAFSQAIVPDLPAVIHGDVAGVVEEVGEGVNKFQPGDEVYACAGGLRGFGGALADYMLVDADLAALKPKSLTMAETAALPLVAITAWLALIDRVQIKPGQNVLVHAATGGVGHIGLQLAKWVGAKVFTTASSEKKLAIAYELGADVAINYRTQTVAEYVKQYTDGKGFDVVFDTVGFDNLDRSFEAVAVNGIVATTMAWNNHDLSPVHLKGVTLHAVWWEISMLYGIDRAHHGEILAKLSQLIDEGKIRPLIDPKSFSFADIAAAHQYAESGQAIGKITLTR is encoded by the coding sequence ATGAAAGCACAAGTAATTGAAGAACTTGGGGATACTAGCGTATTCAAAGAAGTAGATTTGCCAAAACCAGAAGCTATACCTGGTCACATTTTAATTCGTGTGTTTGCCTCAAGCGTTAACCCACTGGATTATGTGATCCGAGATCCCAAGTACATGACTTATATTACTGATGAAAGATATGCTCAGGCGTTCAGCCAGGCGATTGTACCAGACTTACCAGCAGTGATACATGGTGATGTTGCTGGGGTTGTGGAAGAAGTGGGAGAAGGAGTAAACAAATTCCAGCCTGGTGATGAAGTTTATGCTTGTGCAGGCGGTTTGCGAGGTTTTGGTGGGGCTTTAGCTGACTATATGTTGGTTGATGCTGATTTAGCAGCTTTAAAGCCTAAGTCACTGACGATGGCAGAAACTGCTGCACTTCCCTTAGTTGCAATCACTGCTTGGCTGGCCTTGATAGACAGAGTGCAGATTAAGCCCGGACAGAATGTGTTAGTACATGCAGCTACAGGCGGTGTAGGTCATATTGGGCTGCAACTTGCCAAATGGGTTGGGGCAAAAGTTTTTACAACAGCTTCTTCTGAAAAAAAGTTAGCGATCGCCTATGAATTAGGTGCAGATGTTGCTATTAATTATCGCACGCAAACTGTGGCAGAGTACGTCAAACAGTATACGGATGGCAAAGGTTTTGATGTAGTTTTTGATACTGTTGGTTTCGATAATCTCGATCGCTCCTTTGAGGCTGTTGCAGTCAATGGCATAGTTGCAACCACAATGGCTTGGAATAATCATGACCTGAGTCCAGTTCATTTAAAGGGAGTAACTCTACATGCTGTCTGGTGGGAAATTTCTATGCTTTATGGTATTGATCGCGCACACCACGGCGAGATATTGGCCAAGCTTTCTCAACTCATAGATGAAGGCAAAATCCGCCCCTTAATAGATCCAAAATCCTTTAGCTTTGCTGATATAGCAGCAGCGCATCAATATGCTGAATCTGGTCAGGCAATTGGGAAAATAACTTTGACGCGATAA
- a CDS encoding (2Fe-2S)-binding protein: protein MQTNNLEQATSMEISLRVNGKKYTADVEPNLLLLDLLRDHLGLTGTKDDGGSTSGVCTILLNGVSVKSSFVLAVQADGGDIVTIEGIAKNGQLSVIQEAFWEKHAVQNGFCTPAMILSSMDLLQKNPNPTETEIRAWLDGIYSRDTGYQNVVSAIKYAAEKLQQS from the coding sequence TTGCAGACAAATAATTTAGAACAAGCTACATCTATGGAAATTTCCTTGAGAGTTAATGGTAAAAAATATACAGCAGATGTTGAACCCAATCTACTGTTATTAGACTTGCTCAGAGATCATCTTGGTTTAACAGGTACAAAAGATGATGGCGGTTCGACTTCTGGTGTGTGTACAATTTTACTCAATGGCGTATCGGTAAAAAGCTCATTTGTGCTAGCAGTGCAAGCGGATGGTGGCGATATTGTTACCATTGAAGGTATTGCTAAAAACGGGCAACTGAGCGTTATTCAAGAAGCATTCTGGGAAAAGCACGCAGTGCAAAACGGCTTTTGTACACCAGCAATGATCTTGTCTTCAATGGATCTCTTGCAAAAAAATCCCAATCCTACAGAAACAGAAATTCGTGCTTGGTTAGATGGGATTTATTCACGAGATACAGGCTATCAAAATGTTGTCAGTGCCATTAAATATGCAGCTGAAAAATTACAGCAAAGCTAG